The following coding sequences lie in one Arachis ipaensis cultivar K30076 chromosome B03, Araip1.1, whole genome shotgun sequence genomic window:
- the LOC107632787 gene encoding uncharacterized protein LOC107632787, with protein sequence MDAAMQATAEALGNQMNNGNNGNNGDEGLMTLFSFPKVHPPTFRGTSNPTDADNWIQAIKRALQAQQIPEEQWIEFGTYQLQGEAQHWWQGTRRILQPDVRNAKELELLQLKQGQMTDTEYTSIFEELCRFSQICQGAPKDFAE encoded by the exons ATGGATGCGGCTATGCAGGCAACAGCCGAAGCTCTGGGAAACCAAATGAACAATGGGAATAATGGCAATAATGGCGATGAGGGCCTTATGACGCTTTTTTCTTTCCCGAAGGTTCATCCTCCGACCTTCAGAGGAACCTCAAACCCCACCGATGCGGACAACTGGATTCAGGCTATAAAGCGAGCACTACAGGCTCAACAGATTCCTGAAGAGCAGTGGATTGAGTTTGGAACTTATCAACTACAAGGCGAGGCCCAGCACTGGTGGCAGGGAACACGGCGAATCCTGCAGCCAGATG TTAGAAATGCTAAGGAACTTGAACTACTTCAGCTGAAACAAGGTCAGATGACTGATACTGAGTATACTAGCATATTTGAGGAATTGTGTCGCTTTTCCCAGATATGTCAAGGAGCTCCTAAGGATTTTGCTGAATAG
- the LOC107634324 gene encoding uncharacterized protein LOC107634324 — protein MEITKSSSVIIILLVFVSSLVETNAYYYMNCYGGTRCSGKYIRCPAECPSSVSNDPKAKVCQIDCNKPTCRAVCRHRKPNCNAPGSGCYDPRFIGGDGRVFYFHGKSNQHFSLVSDSNLQINGRFIGHRPANRARDYTWIQALGVLFNSQTLSVEATKTAKWSNEVDHLNLTYNGEFIDLNEVTXXXXXXXSKDVKVERVASKNSVIVTIENVAEILVNVVPITKEDDRIHNYQVPKDDCFAHLEVQFRFFSLSPKVDGVLGKTYRPDFENPAKPGVAMPVVGGEDSYKTTSLLSHDCASCLFTQESSAERDTSAKMIGTLDCTKFSYGLGIVCKK, from the exons ATGGAAATTACCAAAAGTAGTTCTGTCATAATCATTTTGCTAGTGTTTGTTTCAAGTTTGGTGGAGACAAATGCATATTATTATATGAATTGTTACGGAGGAACCCGTTGCAGTGGAAAATACATAAGGTGCCCAGCAGAGTGCCCAAGCAGTGTATCGAATGATCCTAAGGCTAAGGTTTGTCAAATTGATTGCAACAAACCCACATGCAGAGCTGTTTGTAGAC ATCGCAAACCAAACTGCAATGCACCTGGATCAGGATGCTATGATCCCCGCTTCATTGGGGGAGATGGCAGAGTGTTCTACTTTCATGGAAAGAGCAATCAGCACTTCAGTCTCGTCTCTGATTCCAACCTTCAAATCAATGGTCGCTTCATCGGACACAGGCCAGCCAACAGAGCCCGTGATTACACCTGGATCCAGGCTCTTGGAGTCCTCTTCAACTCCCAAACCTTGTCAGTCGAGGCCACCAAGACGGCCAAATGGAGCAACGAGGTTGACCATCTCAACCTCACCTACAACGGAGAATTTATAGATTTAAATGAAGTCAC NNNNNNNNNNNNNNNNNNNNNNTCAAAAGACGTGAAAGTCGAGAGAGTAGCCAGCAAGAACAGCGTCATAGTAACAATAGAGAATGTTGCTGAGATTCTTGTCAATGTGGTGCCAATCACTAAGGAAGACGATAGAATTCACAACTATCAAGTTCCTAAGGACGATTGCTTTGCTCACTTGGAAGTTCAGTTCAGGTTCTTCAGCTTGTCCCCAAAAGTTGACGGTGTTCTTGGAAAGACTTACAGGCCAGATTTCGAGAACCCGGCGAAGCCAGGTGTCGCAATGCCGGTTGTTGGTGGGGAAGACAGTTACAAGACAACATCATTGCTTTCTCATGATTGTGCTTCTTGTTTGTTCACTCAAGAAAGTTCTGCTGAGAGAGATACCTCTGCTAAAATGATCGGCACACTTGATTGCACTAAATTTTCTTATGGATTGGGAATCGTTTGCAAGAAATGA